In one window of Henckelia pumila isolate YLH828 chromosome 1, ASM3356847v2, whole genome shotgun sequence DNA:
- the LOC140876378 gene encoding polyadenylate-binding protein RBP45-like, whose amino-acid sequence MMQPGNTMVPPQYQQQPPQPWMTQPSQQPQYQVPPPQQPPASAYYYQQQPPQATAPPQMPQQFSTAQPVADDGIRSLWIGDLQNWMDEQFIYSCFASSGEVASVKIIRNKQTGQSEGYGFIEFVSHAAAEKNLHMYNGTLIPNVEQTFRMNWASMGAGEKHDDSPEYTIFIGDLAADVTDFMLQETFRANYPSVKGAKIVTDRTTGRTKGYGFVRFSDESEQLRAMTEMNGRFCSTRPMRIGPAANKQKVGVQTKASYQTSQGTASEDDPTNTTIFVGNLDPNVTDDHLRQVFGQYGQLIHVKIPVGKRCGFVQFADRSCAEEAIRILSGTQLGGQTIRLSWGRSPSNKQVDANQSNGGYYGYTPGYETYGYAQAPQDTNMYYSGYPGYGNYPAPTQQQQ is encoded by the exons ATGATGCAGCCAGGAAACACCATGGTCCCGCCGCAATACCAGCAGCAGCCACCACAGCCGTGGATGACTCAGCCGTCTCAACAACCACAGTACCAGGTTCCCCCGCCCCAACAGCCACCGGCTTCGGCATACTACTATCAACAGCAGCCTCCACAGGCCACCGCGCCACCTCAAATGCCCCAGCAATTTTCCACTGCTCAACCTGTAGCGGACGATGGAATACGTAGCCTCTGGATTGGAGATCTGCAGAACTGGATGGATGAGCAGTTCATATATAGCTGTTTCGCATCCTCTGGCGAG GTAGCCTCTGTCAAAATCATTCGCAACAAGCAAACTGGACAATCAGAAGGTTATGGATTTATTGAATTTGTTAGTCACGCTGCTGCAGAGAAAAACCTGCATATGTATAATGGAACCCTAATCCCAAATGTTGAGCAAACGTTTAGGATGAACTGGGCCTCCATGGGTGCGGGTGAAAAGCATGACGATTCTCCTGAATATACCATTTTTATTGGAGATTTGGCAGCTGATGTTACTGATTTCATGCTTCAAGAAACTTTTAGGGCCAATTATCCTTCAGTTAAGGGTGCAAAGATTGTCACAGATAGGACTACAGGACGTACAAAGGGTTATGGATTCGTGAGGTTTAGTGATGAAAGTGAACAACTTCGTGCTATGACTGAGATGAATGGAAGGTTTTGTTCCACTAGACCCATGCGGATTGGTCCAGCTGCTAACAAACAGAAAGTGGGTGTCCAGACGAAAG CCTCATACCAGACTTCTCAGGGAACAGCAAGTGAGGATGATCCGACTAACACAACT ATCTTTGTTGGGAATTTGGATCCTAATGTCACAGATGACCACTTGAGGCAGGTTTTTGGACAATATGGACAATTGATTCATGTAAAAATTCCTGTAGGCAAACGATGTGGGTTTGTTCAATTTGCTGATAG AAGCTGTGCTGAAGAAGCTATACGTATTCTAAGTGGAACACAGCTGGGAGGACAGACCATTCGACTCTCATGGGGCCGTAGTCCTTCAAACAAACAG GTTGATGCCAACCAGTCGAACGGTGGATATTATGGATATACCCCTGGATACGAAACTTATGGATACGCACAAGCCCCACAGGACACAAATATGTACTATTCAGGTTACCCTGGATATGGTAACTATCCAGCCCCTACCCAACAGCAGCAGTAG